A genomic window from Pseudomonadales bacterium includes:
- the egtD gene encoding L-histidine N(alpha)-methyltransferase: MSRVSALTIANDSAPELAEDRAMVLRGLTAQQKRISPKYFYDERGSELFDRICELPEYYLTRTELALMDEHLEEIASLVGPRVAVIEFGAGSSLKIRKLLDRLDAPAAYVPVDISVDYLVKQVEDLSRDYPDVHVQPVCADFTRPFELPRHPVEPARNLVFFPGSTIGNFTRTDALELLRVMRLEAGPGGALLIGVDLRKDRETVEAAYNDSQGVTAEFNLNVLRRLNRELDADFDFRHFRHQAVYDGDEGRIEMRLVSQTDQRVTVAGQALSLEKDEFILTEYSHKYSIEEFEGVAVRAGFTPGKCWVDASGLFSLHYMTVDSE; this comes from the coding sequence ATGAGCAGAGTCTCGGCACTGACCATCGCAAACGACTCGGCCCCTGAACTGGCAGAAGACAGGGCTATGGTTCTGCGGGGTCTGACTGCGCAGCAGAAGCGCATCTCGCCAAAGTATTTCTACGATGAGCGCGGCTCGGAACTGTTCGACAGGATCTGTGAACTGCCCGAGTACTATCTGACCCGTACAGAACTCGCGCTCATGGATGAGCACCTCGAAGAGATCGCATCACTTGTCGGCCCGCGGGTCGCGGTGATTGAGTTTGGCGCAGGTTCCAGCCTCAAGATCCGCAAGCTGCTGGACCGGCTCGATGCACCTGCGGCTTATGTGCCGGTAGACATCTCGGTCGACTATCTCGTCAAGCAGGTCGAAGATCTGTCACGCGACTATCCGGATGTGCACGTGCAACCGGTGTGTGCAGACTTCACGAGGCCTTTCGAACTCCCTCGCCATCCTGTGGAACCTGCGCGCAATCTCGTGTTTTTCCCGGGCTCGACGATCGGCAATTTCACACGGACCGACGCCCTCGAACTGCTCAGGGTCATGCGGCTGGAAGCCGGGCCGGGCGGAGCCCTGCTGATCGGTGTTGACCTGCGCAAAGACCGTGAAACAGTAGAAGCTGCTTACAATGACAGTCAGGGTGTGACTGCCGAATTCAATCTCAATGTGCTGAGGCGCCTGAACCGGGAACTCGACGCAGACTTCGACTTTCGGCACTTCAGACACCAGGCCGTTTATGACGGAGATGAAGGCCGGATCGAAATGCGGCTCGTGAGCCAGACTGACCAGCGGGTGACCGTGGCAGGACAGGCGCTCTCTCTGGAGAAAGACGAGTTCATCCTTACCGAGTACTCGCACAAGTACTCGATCGAGGAGTTTGAAGGTGTCGCGGTTCGCGCAGGATTCACACCGGGAAAATGCTGGGTGGATGCGAGTGGGCTGTTCAGCCTTCACTACATGACGGTGGATTCGGAGTAG
- the egtB gene encoding ergothioneine biosynthesis protein EgtB: protein MASLVTASGSAEPAETLSDRYRRVRSASLTLTAPLTVEDQVVQTMPEVSPTKWHLAHVTWFFERFCLLEHRPDYRARDERYLHLFNSYYYTVGDMFQRMDRGILSRPTVAEIHAYRAHVDECMIDLIAERAGDADFEKLVVLGLNHEQQHQELILTDIKQVLFINPLGPAYRNLPAPPPSHFKPLTFTDIPGGIEHIGFAGEGFSFDNETPRHRVLLEDHALGDRLVTNAEYAEFMADGGYGEPALWLADGWAKIHADGWNRPLCWSADLSREFTLGGWQDMDANAPVCHVSFYEADAFARWAGARLPSEAEWELAAARSEVGGNLLDSDQLRPLAASGRVQGITQLFGDVWEWTASGYNPYPGFEPLAGSLGEYNGKFMCNQMVVRGGSCATWSEHIRATYRSFFYPQDRWQFLGIRLARNT from the coding sequence ATGGCCTCACTTGTTACTGCTTCCGGGTCTGCAGAACCCGCCGAGACACTCTCTGATCGATACCGGCGGGTCCGCAGCGCCAGCCTGACACTCACCGCGCCGCTCACCGTAGAGGATCAGGTTGTGCAGACCATGCCTGAGGTCAGCCCGACCAAATGGCATCTGGCGCATGTCACCTGGTTTTTCGAACGCTTCTGTCTTCTTGAGCACAGGCCTGACTACCGAGCCCGCGACGAACGGTATCTGCACCTTTTCAATTCCTACTACTACACAGTCGGGGACATGTTCCAGAGGATGGATCGCGGGATCCTGAGCCGACCCACTGTCGCCGAGATCCATGCGTATCGCGCGCACGTGGACGAGTGCATGATCGACCTCATCGCTGAGCGCGCCGGCGATGCGGATTTCGAGAAGCTTGTGGTGCTCGGCCTCAACCATGAACAGCAGCACCAGGAACTGATTCTCACCGACATCAAGCAGGTGCTGTTCATCAATCCCCTCGGGCCGGCTTATCGGAACCTGCCGGCGCCGCCACCTTCACACTTCAAGCCTCTCACGTTTACGGATATTCCGGGCGGTATCGAGCACATCGGCTTCGCCGGTGAAGGGTTCAGTTTCGACAACGAGACCCCACGGCATCGCGTGCTCCTGGAGGATCACGCGCTCGGTGATCGGCTGGTCACGAATGCCGAGTATGCGGAATTCATGGCAGATGGCGGCTATGGGGAGCCGGCGCTGTGGCTTGCGGATGGTTGGGCGAAGATCCATGCGGATGGCTGGAATCGGCCGCTGTGCTGGTCCGCAGATCTGTCGCGCGAGTTCACGCTGGGCGGCTGGCAGGATATGGACGCGAACGCCCCTGTGTGTCACGTGAGTTTTTATGAAGCCGATGCCTTTGCCCGCTGGGCCGGGGCCCGGCTGCCAAGCGAAGCGGAGTGGGAGCTCGCAGCCGCACGCAGCGAAGTCGGCGGCAACCTGCTCGACAGTGACCAGTTACGGCCGCTGGCGGCGAGCGGCAGGGTGCAGGGTATTACCCAGCTCTTCGGCGATGTCTGGGAGTGGACGGCTTCAGGCTATAACCCCTATCCCGGCTTCGAGCCACTGGCCGGCTCGCTCGGCGAATACAACGGCAAATTCATGTGCAATCAGATGGTGGTGCGCGGCGGCTCCTGTGCAACCTGGAGTGAGCACATCCGCGCCACCTACCGGAGCTTCTTTTATCCACAGGACCGCTGGCAGTTTCTCGGCATTCGTCTCGCCAGGAACACCTGA
- a CDS encoding DUF2845 domain-containing protein: MAVLIFLCTAVHSRAEMRCDESLVQRGFNFIEVLERCGPPDAEYRRVSFLAAGVYLPVEEWFYEQGSNRFRRLLTFENGRLVRIELRPKPEVPISELHLP, from the coding sequence GTGGCAGTACTGATCTTCCTGTGTACGGCGGTTCACAGCCGTGCAGAGATGCGCTGTGATGAATCACTGGTACAGCGCGGTTTCAATTTCATTGAAGTACTCGAGCGTTGCGGACCACCGGACGCCGAGTATCGCCGTGTGAGTTTTCTGGCCGCTGGTGTATACCTGCCGGTAGAGGAGTGGTTCTACGAACAGGGGTCGAACCGCTTCCGCCGGTTGCTTACCTTCGAAAACGGCCGGCTGGTCCGGATTGAGCTGCGTCCGAAGCCTGAAGTGCCGATTTCAGAACTGCACCTGCCCTGA
- a CDS encoding VOC family protein, protein MSAPQADFIWYELMTPDSDAAAAFYGAVVGWKIEPPADGAETDYRMIVRDDKGNAGGMLELTQEMIDGGAGPLWIPYLYCSDVDATISAIEKAGGVLQMPPTDLPVGRIAMIADPQGVPIYIMDPIPPDGAPDTGSDVFSPDALQRVGWNELESPDLEESKRFYTDHFGFEFNESMNMGEMGDYCFIDHDSRRLGAVFQQQDRSQSASWQMYFRVPSVTAAKATVESKSGTVLMGPMEVPGGDWIIIATDPQGARFGLVSAGA, encoded by the coding sequence ATGTCCGCACCACAGGCTGACTTTATCTGGTATGAACTGATGACGCCGGATTCCGACGCTGCAGCGGCATTTTACGGTGCTGTTGTCGGATGGAAGATCGAACCTCCGGCGGATGGTGCAGAAACCGACTATCGCATGATCGTTCGCGACGACAAGGGCAACGCCGGCGGCATGCTCGAGCTGACGCAGGAGATGATCGACGGGGGCGCCGGACCGCTGTGGATACCCTACCTGTACTGCTCGGACGTGGACGCAACGATCAGTGCAATCGAAAAGGCTGGTGGTGTCCTGCAGATGCCGCCAACCGATCTGCCGGTAGGAAGAATCGCCATGATCGCCGATCCCCAGGGCGTGCCGATCTACATCATGGATCCCATTCCGCCGGATGGTGCCCCGGATACCGGCAGCGATGTTTTTTCCCCCGACGCGCTGCAGCGGGTCGGCTGGAACGAACTGGAGAGTCCGGATCTCGAAGAATCGAAGCGCTTCTATACGGATCACTTCGGCTTCGAGTTCAACGAAAGCATGAACATGGGCGAGATGGGCGACTACTGCTTCATAGACCACGACAGCCGCCGTCTCGGTGCAGTTTTTCAACAACAGGATCGGAGTCAGTCAGCCAGCTGGCAGATGTATTTCCGGGTGCCTTCGGTGACCGCTGCGAAAGCCACAGTCGAATCGAAGTCCGGCACAGTGCTCATGGGGCCGATGGAAGTACCCGGTGGGGACTGGATCATCATCGCAACTGATCCTCAGGGTGCACGCTTCGGTCTGGTCAGTGCAGGCGCGTGA
- a CDS encoding glutathione S-transferase C-terminal domain-containing protein: protein MLIEGRWTSDDLRRTNGNGEFIRTRSSFREVIGDGNPRFPAEAGRYHLFVNAGCPWAYRAILYRSLKGLTDSIGITFTQPAAGPEGWTFGEIAEPLLGAQHLHEIYSRADPAFTGRVTVPVLWDKAGETIVNNESADIIRLLDSAFDTLPGVSRTTFYPTDLAAEIDSLNGIIYTNINNGVYRCGFAQSQSAYEAAYDALFNTLDDLDRRLSTHRYLCGSRITEADWRLFSTLVRFDIAYYGHFLCNRNRLVDFRNLWPYTRDLYQYPGVAETVDVNAIKGIYYGSRPPFLLPKGPEIDFSIPHGRA from the coding sequence ATGCTGATTGAAGGTCGCTGGACGTCCGATGACCTGCGCAGAACCAATGGCAACGGTGAATTTATTCGCACCCGCTCATCCTTCCGGGAGGTGATCGGCGACGGAAACCCACGCTTTCCAGCCGAGGCAGGCCGCTACCACCTGTTCGTCAACGCAGGGTGTCCATGGGCATATCGGGCCATACTGTATCGATCGCTCAAGGGACTGACCGACAGTATTGGCATTACTTTCACTCAACCTGCAGCAGGGCCGGAAGGCTGGACTTTCGGGGAAATCGCTGAACCGCTGCTGGGCGCGCAACACCTGCACGAAATCTACTCCAGGGCGGACCCTGCATTCACAGGCCGGGTCACGGTGCCCGTACTCTGGGATAAAGCGGGCGAGACCATCGTCAACAACGAATCCGCCGACATCATTCGCCTGCTGGACAGCGCTTTCGACACGTTGCCGGGCGTCAGTCGCACCACTTTCTATCCGACGGATCTTGCAGCGGAAATAGACAGCCTGAACGGGATCATCTACACGAATATCAACAATGGTGTGTATCGATGTGGGTTCGCACAATCCCAGAGCGCCTACGAAGCTGCGTACGATGCCCTGTTCAACACACTCGATGATCTCGACAGGCGATTATCGACACACCGATATCTTTGCGGAAGCCGTATCACCGAAGCGGACTGGCGGCTGTTCTCGACCCTGGTCCGTTTCGACATAGCCTACTACGGCCACTTCCTCTGTAATCGCAACCGACTGGTGGACTTCAGGAATCTCTGGCCCTATACGCGAGATCTTTATCAGTATCCGGGAGTCGCTGAGACAGTCGATGTGAATGCGATCAAAGGGATTTACTATGGCAGCCGTCCGCCCTTCCTGCTGCCGAAAGGACCCGAGATAGATTTTTCCATTCCGCACGGTCGTGCGTAA
- a CDS encoding VOC family protein, with amino-acid sequence MIGYITIGALNSEASGVFYDAVLGECGCERKFADGGWIGYGTKGDDSHSIYVCPPFNKEPATAGNGMMIAFKAPSKASVDAAHRAGLANGGTDEGAPGFRPPEKQSWYGAYLRDPTGNKIAIYVAS; translated from the coding sequence ATGATCGGCTATATCACCATCGGCGCGCTGAACAGCGAAGCGTCCGGCGTGTTCTACGATGCGGTGCTCGGAGAATGTGGCTGTGAGCGCAAGTTTGCAGACGGCGGCTGGATTGGCTATGGCACAAAGGGAGACGATTCGCACAGCATCTATGTTTGCCCCCCATTCAATAAAGAGCCAGCGACGGCCGGTAATGGGATGATGATCGCGTTCAAAGCGCCTTCAAAAGCATCGGTTGACGCGGCTCACAGAGCGGGCCTTGCCAATGGCGGCACCGACGAAGGCGCGCCAGGATTTCGGCCACCCGAGAAGCAGTCCTGGTATGGCGCCTACCTGCGTGATCCCACAGGCAACAAGATCGCCATCTATGTGGCCTCATGA
- a CDS encoding DUF1428 domain-containing protein codes for MSYIDGFVIACPKSNKQDFIRHAETADGVFMDLGATRILECWQDDVQKGETTDFFMAVQAKDDEAVLFSWIEWPDRQTRDAAMEKLRAPDFSDPRMDPEKNRMPFDGTRLIFGGFVPVVTLEK; via the coding sequence ATGTCCTATATAGACGGATTTGTGATCGCCTGCCCCAAATCGAACAAGCAGGACTTCATCAGACACGCAGAAACAGCAGACGGTGTTTTCATGGATCTGGGGGCTACCCGGATTCTGGAATGCTGGCAGGACGATGTTCAGAAAGGTGAGACCACGGATTTCTTCATGGCGGTGCAGGCGAAGGATGATGAGGCGGTGCTGTTTTCCTGGATTGAGTGGCCGGACAGGCAGACCCGGGATGCCGCGATGGAGAAATTGCGCGCACCGGATTTTTCAGATCCACGCATGGATCCGGAGAAGAACAGAATGCCCTTCGATGGCACAAGACTGATTTTCGGTGGTTTCGTTCCGGTCGTGACACTCGAGAAATAG
- a CDS encoding LLM class flavin-dependent oxidoreductase, with product MKYSVAFASEVDSWRWAKRAEELGFHAAWFYDTQLLNPDVFICMALAAHETTRIRLGTGVLVPSNRIEPVTANAFASLSKIAPGRIDFGVGTGFTARRTMGLGAITLAQTRSYIERVQQLLRGETIEWDFEGKARKIRFLNPDLGLIDIGQDIPLWFSAFGPGAKRMAADLRAGWLNFGAQGAIESLQEMQDIWTDTGSETEALQSNLFFLGAVLDGDPDADRARLMSEAAPLTAVMFHNMADEVGAMGGRNLPTGTLSNLLSEYMQTHERYEPADARYLTNHRGHLMFVRPEETHLSEDLVKATTMSGTREELVERMRALAAAGYDQVTVQLVHNHESAIERWADVFRSI from the coding sequence ATGAAATATTCTGTCGCATTCGCATCCGAAGTCGATTCCTGGCGCTGGGCGAAGCGCGCAGAAGAGCTGGGCTTTCACGCAGCCTGGTTCTACGACACTCAGTTGCTTAATCCCGACGTCTTCATCTGCATGGCGCTGGCGGCTCATGAGACCACCAGGATTCGCCTGGGCACTGGTGTTCTGGTGCCCTCCAACCGGATTGAGCCGGTGACAGCGAACGCTTTCGCATCTCTTTCGAAGATTGCCCCTGGACGTATCGATTTCGGAGTCGGGACCGGCTTTACGGCCAGGCGCACCATGGGTCTGGGCGCGATCACACTCGCACAGACACGCAGCTATATTGAACGCGTTCAGCAACTGCTGCGCGGCGAAACGATCGAGTGGGATTTCGAAGGGAAGGCGCGGAAGATCCGCTTCCTCAATCCCGACCTGGGACTGATCGATATCGGGCAGGACATTCCTCTGTGGTTTTCCGCTTTCGGCCCCGGCGCCAAACGGATGGCTGCCGATCTTCGGGCTGGCTGGCTGAACTTCGGCGCCCAGGGAGCCATTGAGAGCCTCCAGGAAATGCAGGATATCTGGACGGATACCGGCAGCGAAACTGAAGCACTTCAGTCCAATCTGTTTTTCCTTGGCGCTGTACTGGACGGTGACCCGGACGCGGATCGGGCGCGATTGATGTCAGAAGCCGCACCGCTGACCGCAGTCATGTTTCACAACATGGCAGACGAAGTCGGCGCAATGGGCGGACGCAACCTGCCAACCGGAACACTCAGCAATCTGCTCAGCGAATACATGCAGACTCACGAACGCTATGAGCCGGCCGACGCCAGGTATCTGACGAACCATCGCGGTCACCTCATGTTTGTGCGGCCGGAGGAGACCCACCTGTCCGAAGACCTCGTGAAGGCGACCACCATGAGTGGCACCCGTGAGGAACTGGTCGAGCGGATGCGGGCGCTGGCGGCAGCCGGCTACGATCAGGTGACTGTGCAACTCGTGCACAATCATGAGTCAGCAATCGAAAGATGGGCGGACGTATTCAGATCCATCTGA
- a CDS encoding universal stress protein has protein sequence MAEKTKIFVVLDPTCMEQAALEWGEQIAHQFRERRATEAVLHVYCCINEDSVAMVSGDDSAHSQAETEKRVRNWVERLVAAPRADGLEIEVEVEWHHDWRKALVVAAERCASSLVVKNMTQHTKFVRMVRETSDWTLIRQCSSPILLVKTGRPFKIEKVLVAVKHSPEEDVYEKANDEILAAAKRLTTDLGATLHAVTAYTGGYPDRQRFADRCGLERSQVSAAVGAPEKVIAEIAGKQGSDLLVIARVARSDSVKEIGATARKVIDTIDTEVLILPVAS, from the coding sequence ATGGCCGAAAAAACTAAGATATTCGTGGTGCTTGATCCGACCTGCATGGAGCAGGCTGCACTTGAATGGGGAGAACAGATTGCGCACCAGTTCCGTGAACGGCGCGCAACGGAGGCGGTGCTGCACGTGTACTGCTGTATCAATGAGGACAGTGTGGCGATGGTATCCGGTGACGACAGCGCCCACTCCCAGGCGGAGACAGAGAAGCGGGTGCGGAACTGGGTTGAACGGCTGGTTGCCGCACCCCGGGCCGACGGTCTGGAGATCGAGGTTGAGGTGGAGTGGCACCACGACTGGCGCAAGGCACTGGTCGTTGCGGCAGAACGATGCGCCAGTTCACTGGTTGTGAAGAACATGACGCAACACACCAAGTTCGTGCGTATGGTCAGGGAAACATCGGACTGGACGCTGATTCGTCAGTGCTCGAGTCCTATTCTGCTCGTTAAAACGGGCCGTCCCTTCAAGATTGAAAAAGTGCTGGTTGCGGTCAAACACAGCCCTGAAGAGGATGTTTACGAGAAGGCCAACGACGAGATTCTTGCTGCGGCAAAGCGTCTGACCACCGATCTCGGCGCGACTCTGCACGCGGTCACAGCCTATACAGGCGGTTACCCTGACCGCCAGAGATTCGCCGATCGTTGCGGGCTTGAGCGCTCCCAGGTGAGTGCGGCAGTGGGCGCCCCGGAAAAAGTCATCGCCGAAATTGCCGGGAAACAGGGCAGCGATCTGCTCGTTATCGCCCGGGTGGCACGGTCGGATTCAGTAAAGGAGATCGGCGCTACCGCGAGAAAAGTGATCGATACAATCGACACTGAAGTGCTGATTCTTCCGGTTGCTTCGTAG
- a CDS encoding glutathione S-transferase family protein, which yields MLILHQFESSHFNDKVRWALDFKKIPHNRISYLPGPHIPQIRRRSGGPTTTPLLQHADGFVSGSAAIIDWLEAEHPHPALYPEGEASRTLALGVQSHFDSIVGPATRTAVFSVFIHEPGYLCRTFAASKGPLKRLAYRATLPLAMPLIRKGNLVYPDNIARSIDLCRSTLDQLAEDIAATGYLAGNGFSIADLTAASLLAPLANVSHPDMQRPEPIPESLRTFLAQWQPHPAIQWVHQMYARHRSQ from the coding sequence ATGCTTATCCTGCATCAGTTCGAAAGCTCGCACTTCAACGACAAGGTTCGATGGGCGCTGGATTTCAAAAAGATCCCCCACAATAGGATCAGCTATCTGCCGGGTCCGCATATTCCGCAGATCCGCAGGCGTTCCGGTGGACCGACGACCACCCCCCTGCTGCAACATGCGGACGGTTTCGTGTCGGGATCGGCAGCGATCATCGACTGGCTTGAAGCAGAGCACCCACACCCTGCCCTGTATCCCGAAGGTGAAGCCAGCCGCACCCTCGCGCTTGGCGTCCAGTCGCATTTCGACAGTATTGTCGGACCGGCAACGCGCACGGCCGTGTTTTCCGTTTTCATTCACGAACCCGGATATCTGTGCAGAACTTTCGCCGCTTCGAAAGGGCCACTGAAGCGCCTCGCCTATCGGGCCACTCTGCCGCTGGCGATGCCGCTGATCCGTAAAGGCAATCTTGTCTATCCGGATAACATCGCCCGATCGATTGATCTGTGCCGATCGACACTGGACCAGCTTGCCGAAGACATCGCCGCGACTGGCTATCTGGCAGGTAACGGGTTTTCCATCGCCGACCTCACCGCCGCGTCCCTGCTCGCCCCCCTGGCAAACGTGTCTCACCCTGACATGCAGCGACCGGAGCCGATTCCGGAAAGTCTGCGGACCTTTCTGGCCCAGTGGCAGCCGCACCCGGCAATCCAATGGGTGCATCAGATGTACGCAAGGCACCGCTCTCAATAG
- a CDS encoding pyridoxamine 5'-phosphate oxidase family protein, whose translation MPISRKLALDDAQVEELLTTTWNCRIATLGPKGRINLTPMWFGWAGGKIYIYGRGQKVENLRRDPTCTILVDRNEKFPELQAVVMQGVARVLEDAAAEAADTDLVLARAQIGRKYNGGHGQPPVADPPPMAATAQGRNARWMVFTPQGQVTWDNFKLATLRR comes from the coding sequence GTGCCTATATCCCGCAAGCTTGCACTCGACGACGCCCAGGTCGAAGAACTCCTTACCACGACCTGGAACTGCCGCATTGCCACACTCGGTCCCAAAGGCCGGATCAATCTCACCCCCATGTGGTTCGGCTGGGCGGGGGGCAAGATCTACATCTACGGCCGAGGCCAGAAAGTTGAGAATCTCCGCCGCGATCCGACCTGCACCATACTGGTGGATCGGAATGAGAAATTTCCCGAACTGCAGGCGGTGGTGATGCAGGGTGTCGCCCGGGTTCTCGAGGATGCCGCGGCGGAAGCGGCGGACACAGACCTTGTGCTCGCGAGGGCGCAGATCGGTCGGAAGTACAATGGCGGCCACGGCCAGCCGCCGGTGGCGGACCCGCCGCCCATGGCGGCCACTGCCCAGGGCCGCAATGCCCGCTGGATGGTGTTTACCCCCCAGGGACAGGTTACCTGGGACAATTTCAAGCTGGCCACCTTGCGTCGCTGA
- the argG gene encoding argininosuccinate synthase, translating into MATILQSLPIGEKVGIAFSGGLDTSAALHWMKQKGAQPYAYTANLAQPDESDYEEIPRKALEYGAEQARLVDCRKQLVKEGLAAIQTSAFHVTTAGVTYYNTTPLGRAVTGTMLVAAMKEDDVNIWGDGSTYKGNDIERFYRYGLLTNPALKIYKPWLDRDFIRELGGRAEMSAFMTEAGFGYKMSAEKAYSTDSNMLGATHEAKDLEFLSSGMHIVNPIMGVAFWKPEVEIVPEVVSVRFEQGVPVALNGSSFPDLVELLLEANRIGGRHGLGMSDQIENRIIEAKSRGIYEAPGMALLFIAYERLVTGIHNEDTIEQYRENGRKLGRLLYQGRWFDPQSIMLRESSQRWVASMVTGEVTLELRRGNDYSLLNTESPNLTYHPERLTMEKGDSMFTAEDRIGQLTMRNLDIVDTRDKLSLYSSSGLLSIGQGTQGVPRLEEPGND; encoded by the coding sequence ATGGCCACAATTCTTCAATCTCTCCCCATCGGTGAAAAAGTCGGCATCGCCTTCTCCGGCGGACTCGACACCAGTGCAGCGCTGCACTGGATGAAGCAGAAGGGTGCGCAGCCCTATGCCTACACTGCCAATCTGGCACAGCCGGACGAATCGGATTACGAGGAGATCCCCCGCAAGGCCCTGGAATACGGCGCTGAACAGGCGCGGCTGGTGGATTGCCGGAAGCAGCTCGTCAAAGAAGGGCTCGCAGCGATCCAGACCAGCGCGTTTCATGTCACCACCGCGGGCGTCACCTACTACAACACCACCCCGCTCGGGCGGGCGGTCACCGGCACCATGCTGGTCGCCGCCATGAAAGAGGATGACGTCAACATCTGGGGAGACGGCAGTACCTACAAAGGAAACGATATCGAGCGCTTCTATCGCTACGGCCTGCTCACCAATCCGGCCCTGAAAATCTACAAGCCCTGGCTGGACCGGGACTTCATCCGTGAACTCGGCGGACGGGCAGAAATGTCTGCTTTCATGACCGAAGCCGGATTCGGTTACAAGATGTCGGCGGAGAAGGCCTACAGCACAGACAGCAACATGCTCGGTGCAACACACGAGGCCAAGGATCTGGAATTCCTCAGCAGCGGCATGCACATCGTCAATCCCATCATGGGCGTGGCGTTCTGGAAGCCGGAGGTCGAGATCGTACCCGAGGTGGTCAGTGTGCGTTTCGAGCAGGGTGTGCCGGTTGCGCTGAATGGCAGCAGCTTCCCGGACCTCGTTGAGCTCCTGCTCGAAGCCAATCGCATCGGCGGCCGTCATGGCCTGGGTATGAGCGATCAGATTGAAAACCGGATCATCGAAGCGAAGAGCCGCGGCATTTATGAAGCACCAGGCATGGCCCTGCTCTTCATTGCCTACGAACGGCTCGTTACCGGCATTCACAATGAAGACACCATCGAGCAGTATCGGGAAAACGGTCGCAAGCTCGGGCGGCTGCTGTATCAGGGGCGCTGGTTCGACCCGCAGAGCATCATGCTTCGGGAGAGTTCCCAGCGCTGGGTCGCATCAATGGTTACCGGTGAAGTCACGCTGGAGTTGCGCCGAGGTAACGACTACTCGCTGCTGAACACGGAAAGTCCCAACCTGACCTATCACCCGGAGCGACTGACCATGGAAAAGGGAGACTCCATGTTCACTGCTGAGGACAGGATCGGTCAGCTCACCATGCGCAACCTGGATATCGTGGATACCCGCGACAAGCTTTCGCTGTACTCGAGCAGCGGTCTGCTGAGCATCGGTCAGGGAACCCAGGGCGTGCCGAGGCTCGAAGAGCCGGGGAACGATTGA